The DNA window TGTTTGGACTTTATTGATAGGACCTTTTTTGTCCTTTACAACTTTGTAAATGGTCGAATCATATTTTGTACAACAAAAACTTATACATTTTTTGTACGACATATTCATATTTTGTATACAAAACCACCCTGTGGACGAATTTTCATTGGACGAATCTTCTGTAAACCGTTtgatgtagttaggctgattctatttaattcaattaattaaaaaaataataaaattaattaattcaattaattagtttatatttgaaaaaaagatttgGTCTTGacaagtaagaaaaaaaaagaaaacgaaaaagatAACTAAAAATTTATAGAGTCCAAAAATAAGGCAAAAGTTAATCTCCAAGTAGTTATACCTGATGAGGAGGATAAAGCCTCAGTCATTCTCTTTTTCAGTCTGTCTCCTCTGCTTCATCACAAAACATcctataaaaagtaaaaaaaaaaatacatggcaGTTCATTAAATTATTGCctaaaaacatttaaatgtaaGAACAACCAACcaatgataaaaagaaaaaaaaataaaaatcttaataCCATTTTTCCTACGCCTGGACTAATCATCACCACTTAGTTTTAAGTACATAAAATACACCTGTCTCCTTtgtgtttttaataatttcaacacATACAAAGGTTGTTTGGTAGCTAAAAAACTTCCGAATTGTGTAATAATTCTATTCAGATCTCAGACGAATTGAGTTATCCAGGAAGGTTTTTGTTATTGATTGTTGATAGGATCATGATCTGGTCTAGAGACCAAACGGCGCCGGACGGAGCTTGAGTAGTGAGTGGAGGCAGAAAGTAGATTGCCAGTCAATAGAAGGATaactggacagcattttgcaatttagaactataaattctggctcttcttgaaaaacacttatgtgcatacggAAGcaaatgacacatacgttggtTTTAAAcagggctagaatttatagttccaatttgcaaaatgtagtacaaCTGGACTTCAttatgcaattaggaactacaatttcccactcatttcagaaacaacatataagTCATTATGTTCCATATGCAGATGAGTGCTTTTACAAATGAGTCAAATTATGTAGTTCCTATTGCAAAGTAAAGTTCATTCAGCACTGCACGAGCCTGACTGTTCACCTAATTCAGGTCTAGGTATCTGGGGGATTCAGGATAGAATCAACCtacaattttgataaaaattaggTCTGCTCGTCTTGAGGTTAACTAATCGTTCATTTTATGCTGTTACAACATTTAAAGGCAATACAGCATACATGAAGAGTACActtatgaggggcttggagaacaaggcgcataagtgcaattctTGCTATTTCAATAAATATatgtttcaagtttcaaaatggCATGAAGCCCTATGGCAAAAAGAAGATTCAAACTTAATTGATGCTTAACAATTTGATTTTAGCggtgaatttttcacgagaTATATTTTAATTctggttttagttgaaatcattaataactcatTTTTTCTAAACTGAACAAATGCACCTTGTCTTTCAAGCCCCTCGTACATACTGTAAGAGAATATTTGGCTGAAACCATATCTTTGAGATTTGGtcttttatgaatgaaattttaaatctttgtCCGCAGTGTTAACTTGGGAGGAGTTAATTTCATTATATCAAACACTCTCTATCTCCAGTGCAGATATCTTGAGGTGCACCTTGCGCAATCGCACTTTGGCGACTGTAAGTAGTTGGTaggtttttcaaaataaagatATTGAAACGGATGATGATGCATTTGCGTACATGTAAGCTGATTTTTCACAAATATTGCACTTTGTAGGATTACAATACAcactgactttttaaaatgaaatcaaggaaattttcaacatAACTGTAAACTAACATTTACCCTCAAAATTTTAGTGACTGAGGGAGGAGGAATCCATTTAGCTTAGAAAGGTAATGAGGTGTCTATACTATCCATATTTTTTCTATTAAGAAGGGGTAATGCATTATTAAGAAATGAATACATTTACTGCTCAGATCTAAACTTATCAAagctgaaattaggaaaaaaaaaaacaaatacactTGGATCACTTCAGTTTGACGGAAGTGAATACATTACTTGACTGGATATTGAATTACctatttcattaatttctgaGATAGTAAGGAttgattataaaaaaaacacatgaccACAAAATTACGGAGTTCCTCTGAGCTATTCAAGAGCTGGAGGAGTCAGGCTTGAGCCACATATGTCTATCGCGTTTGTATCTTAGCTGTCACatgcataaaattttcagattagaTTTAAAACGTAATAGATTTCAAAAGTTGCACATCTCTTTCCACGAGAAAATTCGTTGATGTAAGTACCTGAAGGTAGGGTTTCATTGATAGAAAAATACTAAATTCTGAACTGCTAGTGCCCAACTTTACGTGGACTGCGATATTGTTCCTTTAGGCAAACCCTGCCTATAATTCATCAATCTTTCAATGTGATGTGTCGTACATCCAGCCGACCAGCCATAGTCATATTTGCAGCAATATCCAGTGGAGGTCGATTTGAAAAGGGATGAGAATCAAAATGATTTCACAGAGGAGTAATGATTCAAGGAATTATAAGGGACGAAAGGAATGGATTTGAGTGGacaaagtaaaaatactctctGAGCAATTCCAAGACCTTGGCATTGCAGCAAGTCTTAAAATAATATAAGGGCAACTAACCTCTCAgacagaaatgaaaaaatagaaaacggCTGGCGGAGCCACCAAACCCGATGTAACGAAAAAGCTTCAATGGGATGAAATTAATCACACAGGGATCAAGGGCaacttaaaatttccaatttttgaagtgaaatattaataaaatgcaaaaatacgCTTATCAATGAACTGGGTACATTGTAAACAAATAGAAGATGTTAGGAGAAAATAGTGATGGATTCGGGCGTAACATTCACAACTCAGTAAAGAATTCCAGCGAAAAGAACACGAAGGGAACTGATAAACATTAAATTAGCACGGAACCTGCAAAACAGATTAACAATGTACAAACCTGCAAATCTTCAAGTGAAAAAGTAAATAGATGCAAAACGAACGAAAGATGGCTGCCACACCTTGAATGGGGTTCTTCTTGCAGGCTAAAAATAATGGGGAAAACTGAATACAATCTGACATCATTGATCTCCACTCTACAGGGTGCTCCAAAATTGCACCCTCATTCCCTCAAACAAAGTCCACCCTCTAAAATcaaggcatttttcggtaaaaagcaTTGACGTATGTAAAAAGGCGTATCCTATTGAGATTGAGGCCAAAGATTGAGGCATTGGGTGCAGAGTGGGCATTTGttgggcatttcttggttgcaatGTTTCAGAATCTCAACTTAATTCATactttagagaggaaactattgagtgaattttcagaaatttttcgttttcagcattgtaaaatcacaaGGGAAATGCAGTCGAAGTTTCCATGAATTcattacttttattttaattattataatttctgaaatgtaacgggagattttgagacatcgCAACCAAGAAATTCATTTTCTGTACCCAGCATATCGATTGTGCGACGCAAGGACTCTTGTAAAAAGTATCTTACCCGACAGTTCTGCtccgaattttcaggaatttttcccTGAGTCTGCTCCgagattttttgcatgattgtGAGGAAGTTAATTGACTaagaatgaatttcatctgccgcaaacgttaaaaaattgcacaaccTTGGCATCAATGCCAGGCTAATACGCTCTTTTACCGCAAAAGTCCTCAATTTTACTTAATTCATAATTTGAACCGAAAATTTGGGGATGTTTATGGATCAATGTGAATCCAGTAACTTTTGGTGCCtcaacgggggggggggggggggggggggggggctgcggacACAACTGTTTTGTTTTAAATGGGAACCTTCATCTGGTTACACGTCCATCGAAAGAGGATtcaggaaagaaaatttttggcgtaaATCGTAGGTTTGCGAGTCAAAATCTGGATTTTGAACCAATTTTTAGTTAAATTCTAGGTCTGCAGCAAGGGTAGCAGTAATACATTATTTTTACTAAGTCTGGCAGCGCAGGCAtagttggcaacaccgcataCCAGCGTCATATTGTTCAAGATGGCGCTGAACTGACAGTGAGTTTatgggaattaaaaaaagtgtttaaaatttaatttttaattgtctGATTCTTGGTGTACAgtctttattttttgtcatctaAGCGTTTCTACAAAGTTTGCCTCTATTTgaagaataaaacatgtatgtcTCTTTGTGTAAAGTCTGTTTTGCCAAGACAACTACTGGTCTTTAGCCTTTCGTGTAAAACTCTTATTTTAGGCTTGTTTATCACATTTATTTCGTCGAAAGGAGTGTTTTAAACTTCTCAGGATGTTCGAATGAAAACGGTAAGCtgcaataattttgttcgcaccgtaagatttaattttcaacttaaccTTTGCGCTTTGATAGATTATTGTTTTGATTGGGATATCAGTCTCATACCCTATCAAGACAACTTGTTGATCACTATCTATCATTCGAAGAAGAAAACTTTGTTGCATATTTACTGTAATTGCTTCAAGCCATCACATTACATATTCTAACAGTGGAACTAACCCACTAGACTTCCTCAGTGGTTTTGAGACATAACCACCTCATTTTACTCTAATTATAGAGTTTGCTCCATGCCCTCATTTATCCTCCCTCAACCGCGAGTCCTACAATATTTTGGTTCCCTCAAGATTCTCTACTGCCCACAAGAGGCTTTATTTTTGTGGAGTTAGTAAGAAAGACAGCAGTTCTTACCTTTAAGAACACTCTGGACATTAATACGCTGGTGAGAGGAGAGAAGTGTTCATGCAGGCATGACACCATCTACTTGTTGCGCTAGAGATTGAGCCCCATTACTTATTGTGATGCACAACCTGAGAGGTGACCAGTCAAGACATTGATTTATAGCTGTCAAAGCTGTAAGTACTTTATGTTATGGTGATTAACTTAGGACTCGAAAGCTTTTATTTCCATCTTCACCCTCATGCAATGATCCAATATTTTGCTTGCCAATCAGCACGCCAGCATTGAAATACCCTGGTACCAATTTCTCATGCCTAGCCATGCTGTAATTTGCACAAGTGAATGTCAGTAAATTTTACGGAGGTTAACAGTTGGGCCAAGAGTGGCCTGGGTAAATGTGAATTTTCACGTTTCAAATGTACAGTTTCACCCCTATTTCCGTTGTGAAACTCCACTTTCCTCAGAATTTAATCATGACAGTTTTGACTAAATGCATGTCAAAATATTTGGGAGAACTTGCAAATGAAGCTGGAAACTTAGACCCTTTTTCAGTCCCTCCCTTTTACATTCATTTGGCTGGCTTGATCTGTGCTCGCCCTATTTTCCTAGGTTAGTTTTACTTTCATCAGGAAATATCGTTTTTCTCAATGTAAAATACATTTGGCTGCCTGAAATTTGAATCAATCGGTCAATCTAACCTAGAACTTAAGTGTCAAATTATACTTTTCCCAAAGATTTACTTTCtttaatgaaattattttaagttcTATTTCTAAGATCCTATGTACTCTCAGTAGACTCTTACACAACAGCAAACTAATGGCTAGAAATGAGTAGTTGAGGTGCTTGGTGCATGAAGCGTATTACTTGGGTGCAGTGTGTTAGAATCTCCAGTgctaactttttattttagagaggatACTATCGGGTGAACTTTCTACGTTTTTTTACGTtatcagcattgtaaaatcgtagagaatattcagtaaaattacgGCAAGTTGTATACATTTGCTTTATTCATAATAGATGAAATGTTAGCGAGgttttgagacactgcaaccaagaaatgccctttctgccgtcgtccccctccccctgcctCAGTTGGTATTGAACGTACCCAGCTCTTTTTGTCGAAAAAACTAAAGTACCAGTACTCACCGCAGGGATCTCTATGAATGACTCCTTGCGTGTAAAAAAGTTTGATAGCTCCATCTAGTAGTGGCTCTGAAACTTGTAGCTCTAAAGATTGCAACTTGCATCATGATGTGTATGTCACATTACATTATAATCAATTAGGTCGATGGACAGTCATGTTCTAATATCTCAGAATGACTCGAGCGGAGCTAGAAACTCTTTTGCTGTGAATCACTGATTtatatttggggggggggggggggggagtttatCATCCCATTTAAGTCATCATATTGGCCCCATGTCATATGTATGTACTGATGGACAGAAGCCTACATCAACTTAGGAGGAGCTTTCTAATGGGCCAGTTTACGCTGGTGACAGAATtatgttttgatgcttcattcttgtagatttgccaaaaataaaagggtctgtccaaacagcaactttctacgttgaatattaaccgagatatcgtcctgtgaaaagtcgggtttttgccgtcatccaccgcggcagtacAAAACATGGTTTGTACTACTGTAGTGTACGGCGTCATACACTGCGGCAGTACATAACATTGTATCTGCTActgtggtggatgacgtcataaattgagtttttcaaggcgcgatatctcggttaatattcaacacacaaagttgctgtttggacagatcttattattttatttttagttgatctgcaagactaaagcatcaaaacatgattctgagaccagcgcaactgatgcATTGTATGTTGAAATAAAAGGCaagtattgtttatgtcacCATCATGTTGTGCCACTCATTCATGTCACTTATCAATGGTGCTGTATAATTGCAcgtattaacctgttgagtggtgctaaTTTGGAGCCAATCAGGAATTGACATTCGTCTCAACTAATAATGAGCAAACCTTTGAAATCCATGGCTggatttgaacatttttccagGAGCTCCTCAAGTCCTTGAgtttgaaactttttcaaagccCTATTTGGTTACTAAGcttcaatttgtatttttgttacAGATGAAGAGAACATGGCCCACCGTTTATCAGTAACGAGCAGATGACaggattttcctactttttgCACAAAGAAAACGTTCATGGTAATTAAAAAAGGCAACACCCCGCCAAAATTGGCCCCAGTGATGGAAGAACCAGCAAAGAAAAAACCTAAATTTGAAGGTGGAGATGGGAGTTCTAACCAAGACTTAgaaattctacaagaaaacctTTTGAATGAGTGTCTTTGTGGCATTTCAGAAGCGAATTTGCGCAAGTCTTTCCGCGGAATGGGTGCAGATGGGGAAGATTCTGGAGAATACTGGACTACTGCTGTAGCCAAATGGAGTCGGGACAGAGTTCTACAATTTGTGAGTTGCATTCAATTAGTTTGTGAAATAGCCATCAAACAAAATAGTCGAGGGCTGTTATGCTCGCGGATTGGAGATGTCTGTGATGTACTCGTCAGGAATGAGGAAGGGCTCGTTGATCAACTAATAGAACTTTCCTCACACAATGATCCATTTATTTGTTTTGCTGCAGGACGTGCCTTATCTGCTTTATTTTTATTAGGAAAAACAAATATCGATCAGCTATGGCTTGATCGTTTAACAGATAATATTTTATATTCTACACCAAATAGTATGGCTTTTTCACTTGATGCAATAAAAAGAGTCATAGAGTGGAAAGATGAAGAAGAACATCCTCTTGAAGTGAGGCGACCAGATGACAGGCCAGTAGCAAATTGTCGGTTAATTTCAATAACAGATCCTGATTGCACTGATAGTAGTCCTGTTAAATGTCTGTGTATCAAAGCTCTAGAATTAAAATGGCCTGCTattgttacaaggtttgaaaatttgattgcaTCTCATGATTCTAAATCTGAAGAATCGACAATTGTGACGTTTCTAGATTTATGGGAAGCTATCATATCAGTGAAGGCAAACTTGTCTGTCAGTGACACCAAACCATTCTACTCTCACCTAAATCAGTTTCTTTTAATTCTAAATTCAAGAGTAGGTCCGGTCATCTGGAAACATACTTTAAGTTTGTTTAATGAAGTATTATGTTACGGTAGCACATTAGCTTTACAAGATATATTAGCAGAAGAACCTTGTGGTCTAGCCCATTTAATAGTTAGGAGCATCAAAGATTGGCGACTTTTAGAATCTTTACCGTACAGGGGAGGTAGTGGTAGGTTTGGTGGTGGATCAGGGGATGGCAACAAACCTTTACTGCAAAAAATGGTACTTCTCGTCTTGAAAGCTGTAGCTGTAACTGTGAAAGAAACTCGCTGTGAATCATCTAGTGATAGTTCGCTTGGATCTGAAGCAGAAGATGCTGATGCTGACATGGCCGTAATAGAAAGGAGTATCAAAGAAGTTCTGAGGCAGTTAGATAATTGTGTTAAAACTTTGCTGCCATTCCATCCTGAAACACCTCTTGCTCAGTGGGTCGTACACTTGTTTTCAGACCAAGATGATGCACTAGTTGAGGGCATGGTGTGTTGTTTGGATGTTGCAACAGGGCTTTGTTATCGTCCAGGTGCCTCACTTGATTTGAGGCATTCGTTAAGTCCATCAGTTacttttgttcaatttttgcgGACCGTCTCACATGATCCTGATGTTCTCCTAGACCTTCTAATATCAAATGAAACATGTTTCCTTCTATATTTACTCCGACTACTGAAGTTCGTGAGGCACAATAGGTCAGATTTTATAATGCAATGTGGTTTTGATGTAGACAGTACa is part of the Bemisia tabaci chromosome 1, PGI_BMITA_v3 genome and encodes:
- the lin gene encoding protein lines, with translation MVIKKGNTPPKLAPVMEEPAKKKPKFEGGDGSSNQDLEILQENLLNECLCGISEANLRKSFRGMGADGEDSGEYWTTAVAKWSRDRVLQFVSCIQLVCEIAIKQNSRGLLCSRIGDVCDVLVRNEEGLVDQLIELSSHNDPFICFAAGRALSALFLLGKTNIDQLWLDRLTDNILYSTPNSMAFSLDAIKRVIEWKDEEEHPLEVRRPDDRPVANCRLISITDPDCTDSSPVKCLCIKALELKWPAIVTRFENLIASHDSKSEESTIVTFLDLWEAIISVKANLSVSDTKPFYSHLNQFLLILNSRVGPVIWKHTLSLFNEVLCYGSTLALQDILAEEPCGLAHLIVRSIKDWRLLESLPYRGGSGRFGGGSGDGNKPLLQKMVLLVLKAVAVTVKETRCESSSDSSLGSEAEDADADMAVIERSIKEVLRQLDNCVKTLLPFHPETPLAQWVVHLFSDQDDALVEGMVCCLDVATGLCYRPGASLDLRHSLSPSVTFVQFLRTVSHDPDVLLDLLISNETCFLLYLLRLLKFVRHNRSDFIMQCGFDVDSTMKVFKDLRSAIDRLVAKDLFPYNINPVLRLLQQCEQV